From Brassica oleracea var. oleracea cultivar TO1000 chromosome C3, BOL, whole genome shotgun sequence, a single genomic window includes:
- the LOC106333113 gene encoding auxin-induced protein 15A-like, with product MAIKKSSQAASIKQILKRCSSSLGKNKNVTGCYYKQEDGLPQDVPKGHFPVYVGPNRSRYIIPISWLEHSEFQTLLRLAEEEYGFDHNMGVIIPCDEVFFRSLISMFR from the coding sequence ATGGCGATAAAGAAGTCATCTCAAGCAGCATCGATCAAGCAAATCTTAAAGAGATGCTCGTCGAGCTTAGGGAAGAATAAGAACGTCACCGGTTGCTACTATAAACAAGAAGATGGTCTTCCTCAAGACGTGCCGAAAGGTCATTTTCCGGTTTACGTTGGACCAAACCGAAGTCGGTACATCATTCCCATCTCGTGGCTCGAACATTCCGAGTTTCAAACGTTACTCCGACTAGCCGAGGAAGAGTATGGTTTTGACCATAATATGGGTGTAATCATACCCTGTGATGAAGTGTTCTTCAGGTCTCTAATCTCTATGTTCAGATAA
- the LOC106328445 gene encoding 60S ribosomal protein L8-1: MGRVIRAQRKGAGSVFKSHTHHRKGPAKFRSLDYGERNGYLKGVVTEIIHDPGRGAPLARVAFRHPFRYKKQKELFVAAEGMYTGQFLYCGKKATLVVGNVLPLRAIPEGAVVCNVEHHVGDRGVLARASGDYAIVISHNPDNDTTRIKLPSGSKKIVPSGCRAMIGQVAGGGRTEKPMLKAGNAYHKYRVKRNSWPKVRGVAMNPVEHPHGGGNHQHIGHASTVRRDAPPGQKVGLIAARRTGRLRGQAAASAAKAD, from the exons ATGGGTCGTGTCATCAGAGCTCAACGTAAGGGAGCAGGTTCCGTCTTCAAATCCCACACTCACCACCGTAAAGGCCCCGCCAAGTTCCGCAGCCTCGACTACGGCGAGAGAAATGGATACCTCAAGGGCGTCGTGACGGAGATCATCCACGATCCCGGCCGTGGAGCGCCGCTTGCTCGCGTCGCCTTCCGTCATCCTTTCCGTTACAAGAAGCAGAAGGAGCTCTTCGTCGCCGCCGAAGGCATGTACACCGGACAGTTCTTGTACTGCGGTAAGAAAGCGACGCTCGTTGTCGGAAATGTTCTCCCGCTTAGAGCTATCCCTGAAGGAGCTGTTGTCTGTAACGTCGAGCATCATGTCGGTGACCGTGGTGTGCTCGCTAGAGCTTCTGGCGATTACGCCATCGTGATTTCGCACAACCCTGACAACGACACTACTAG GATCAAGTTGCCATCTGGTTCGAAGAAGATTGTTCCGAGTGGATGCAGGGCCATGATTGGTCAGGTCGCTGGTGGTGGAAGAACGGAGAAGCCGATGCTCAAGGCGGGAAACGCGTACCACAAGTACCGTGTGAAGAGAAACTCGTGGCCTAAGGTTCGTGGTGTGGCTATGAATCCAGTGGAGCATCCTCACGGAGGAGGTAACCATCAGCACATTGGTCACGCCAGTACGGTTAGGCGTGATGCACCACCAGGGCAGAAGGTTGGGCTTATTGCTGCTAGGAGGACTGGTCGTCTCAGAGGTCAAGCTGCTGCTTCTGCCGCCAAGGCTGATTAG
- the LOC106331803 gene encoding peptidyl-prolyl cis-trans isomerase Pin1-like has protein sequence MASRDQVKASHILIKHQGSRRKASWKDPEGKIIMATTREAAVEQLRSIREDIVCGKANFEDVATRVSDCSSAKRGGDLGPFGRGQMQKPFEEATYALRVGDISDIVDTDSGVHIIKRTA, from the exons ATGGCGTCGAGAGACCAAGTTAAGGCGTCGCACATTCTGATCAAGCACCAAGGATCTCGTAGGAAGGCGTCGTGGAAGGATCCCGAAGGAAAGATCATAATGGCTACTACCAGAGAAGCAGCCGTCGAACAGCTTAGATCGATCCGCGAAGACATCGTCTGTGGCAAAGCTAACTTCGAGGATGTGGCCACTCGCGTTTCCGACTGTAGCTCCGCCAAACGCGGCGGCGATCTAG GTCCGTTTGGGCGAGGCCAAATGCAGAAACCGTTTGAGGAAGCAACATACGCACTCAGGGTTGGTGATATAAGTGATATTGTGGATACAGACAGTGGAGTCCATATCATAAAGAGAACAGCTTGA